Proteins from one Aquila chrysaetos chrysaetos chromosome 5, bAquChr1.4, whole genome shotgun sequence genomic window:
- the LOC115341051 gene encoding uncharacterized protein LOC115341051, with the protein MGDSKIARLGKEALFDFLQKHKARPSVLGIDWAQGNWYNLQSVVDRMVALQKDARVRSGKGKAIVCAVLGASLAAAVEDRDCHLTAESQIIESLQNLVQSLMGQVAGLKAQLEAEKNQVKHLQIALKEQLLAGTVREEIPPRSEIGYPFKDLQAAKERVEKLELPSLRPLVKTEYTYDDEQDQFPQVTTKEVPYTATELAKLKKEFGRTPKESETEYVWRVSLSGGDQILLSEKEAEGYWGPGVFLTTGNHRAPWSLTQRAAYWEGGLNPLERGDPLAITGTVDQLVESVQKAACLQMMYDRKLEPRQESPMMMLVDPERMTPLIRGLPDSLKPIGIQLQGKIQAMPQGESVGAASGGFTPDQHRRPPDKKIWTWGEVAQELINYGRKYDPVNPPATKTDSRGLRRTEVKIVPCPGSDKRTPLAKPPGGRDIPNKRNILWARGYQKGIPRGLMDGMPTDKLEKLVTAWPDKPVNRKVDFENTTLSTPSLIDLSEPNATQEPAGN; encoded by the coding sequence ATGGGTGATAGCAAAATTGCCCgtttggggaaagaagctttgtttgattttttacaaaaacataAAGCGCGACCCTCTGTGCTTGGGATAGACTGGGCTCAGGGAAATTGGTATAATCTGCAGAGCGTTGTTGATCGGATGGTCgctttacagaaagatgctAGAGTGcggtcagggaaaggaaaagcaattgtctGTGCCGTTCTCGGAGCCAGTCTGGCCGCAGCAGTGGAGGATAGGGATTGCCATCTCACTGCAGAATCTCAAATTATTGAATCCCTCCAAAATCTTGTTCAGTCCCTTATGGGACAAGTGGCGggattaaaagcacaacttgaagcagaaaagaaccaagtgaaacatttgcaaattgctcttaaggagcagctccttgcaggtACTGTCCGTGAGGAAATTCCTCCAAGATCAGAAATTGGCTACCCCTTTAAGGACCTGCaagcagcaaaagagagagtggAGAAGTTAGAGCTGCCTTCATTGCGACCTttagtcaaaactgaatatacttATGATGATGAGCAAGACCAGTTCCCCCAAGTTACAACTAAAGAGGTCCCCTATACTGCCACTGAgttggcaaaactaaaaaaggaatttggccgAACCCCTAAGGAGTCAGAAACGGAGTATGTGTGGAGAGTATCATTGTCGGGGGGGGACCAGattctgttaagtgaaaagGAGGCGGAAGGGTattggggaccgggagtgtttttAACTACTGGGAATCACCGTGCCCCCTGGTCTTTAACCCAACGAGCAGCCTATTGGGAGGGGGGTTTGAACCCCTTGGAGAGGGGAGATCCCCTCGCGATTACGGGGACTGTTGATCAATTAGTGGAGAgtgtgcaaaaggcagcttgtcTGCAGATGATGTATGATCGAAAATTGGAGCCTAGGCAGGAGTCCCCAATGATGATGTTGGTGGATCCTGAGCGAATGACTCCCCTTATACGGGGACTCCCTGATTCCCTGAAACCAATTGGTATACAATTACAAGGAAAGATACAGGCGATGCCCCAGGGCGAGAGTGTTGGGGCTGCTTCAGGAGGATTCACGCCTGATCAGCACCGCCGCCCCCCAGATAAGAAAATTTGGACTTGGGGAGAAGTGgcccaggaattaattaattacggGCGCAAATATGATCCTGTTaaccctccagccaccaaaacagacTCCAGGGGCTTGAGGcggactgaagtaaaaatagtcCCGTGCCCTGGGAGTGATAAGAGAACACCCCTTGCTAAACCGCCGGGGGGGAGAGATATCCCGAACAAACGTAATATACTGTGGGCGCGGGGATACCAGAAGGGGATCCCGCGTGGCTTAATGGACGGGATGCCAacagacaaattggaaaaattggtAACAGCGTGGCCTGATAAAccagtaaacagaaaagtggattttgagaaTACTACCCTGAGCACACCCTCCCTGATTGATTTATCAGAACCAAACGCCACCCAAGAGCCGGCGGGAAACTAG